A genomic segment from Triticum urartu cultivar G1812 unplaced genomic scaffold, Tu2.1 TuUngrouped_contig_5007, whole genome shotgun sequence encodes:
- the LOC125528645 gene encoding glutenin, low molecular weight subunit-like gives MKTFLVIALLALAAASAVAQISQQQQQQPFPQQQQPPFSQQQEPPYSQQQQPPFSQQQQSPFSQQQQQPPFLQQHQPPFSQQPPISQQQQPPFSQQQQPPFSQQQQPPFSQQQQQPPFSQQQQQQQPPFSQQQQPPFSQQPPISQKQQPPFSQQQQPPFSQQQQIPVIHPSVLQQLNPCKVFLQQQCIPVAMQRCLARSQMLQQRICHMMQQQCCQQLRQIPGQSRHESIRAIIYSIILQQQQQQQQQQQQQQVQSIIQAQQQQPQQLGQCVSQPQQQSQQQLGQQPQQQQLAQGTFLQPHQIAQFEVMTSIALRTLPMMCNVNVPLYGTTTSAPFGVGTGVGAY, from the coding sequence ATGAAGACATTCCTCGTCATTGCCCTCCTCGCTCTTGCGGCGGCAAGTGCCGTTGCGCAAATTtcacagcagcaacaacaacaaccattTCCGCAGCAACAACAACCACCATTTTCGCAGCAACAAGAGCCACCATATTCACAGCAACAGCAACCACCATTTTCGCAACAACAACAATCACCATTTtcgcagcaacaacaacaaccaccaTTTTTGCAGCAACACCAACCACCGTTTTCACAACAGCCACCAATTTCACAGCAGCAACAACCACCATTTTCACAGCAACAACAACCACCATTTTCACAGCAACAACAACCGCCATTTtcgcagcagcaacaacaaccgCCATTTtcgcagcagcaacaacaacaacaaccaccaTTTTCACAGCAACAACAACCACCATTTTCACAACAGCCACCAATTTCACAGAAGCAACAACCACCATTTTCGCAGCAACAACAACCACCATTTTCACAGCAACAACAAATACCAGTTATTCATCCATCTGTTTTGCAGCAACTAAACCCATGCAAGGTATTCCTCCAGCAGCAGTGCATCCCTGTGGCAATGCAGCGATGTCTTGCTAGGTCACAAATGTTGCAGCAGAGGATTTGCCATATGATGCAGCAACAATGTTGCCAACAGTTGCGGCAAATCCCCGGGCAATCCCGCCATGAGTCAATCCGTGCTATCATCTACTCTATCATcctgcaacaacaacaacaacaacaacaacaacaacaacaacaacaagttCAGAGTATCATCCAAGCTCAGCAACAACAACCCCAACAGTTGGGCCAATGTGTCTCCCAACCCCAACAACAATCGCAGCAGCAACTCGGGCAACAACCTCAACAACAACAATTGGCACAGGGTACCTTTTTGCAGCCACACCAGATAGCTCAGTTTGAGGTGATGACTTCCATTGCACTCCGGACCTTGCCAATGATGTGCAATGTCAACGTGCCGTTGTACGGAACCACCACTAGTGCGCCATTCGGCGTTGGCACTGGAGTTGGTGCCTACTGA